From Quercus lobata isolate SW786 chromosome 11, ValleyOak3.0 Primary Assembly, whole genome shotgun sequence:
TACTGGTACGGGTTAGTGTCAGTTAAACAATTTCAAGGATATGATTGCACCGACTCATTAAACATATTCTCTGATGCCTATGTGTAGTGATGTAAAGAATTGTTTGTTTGGTGATGGTACTCTGCATTGTGATATTTTATTGGGCGGTTTGTTTGCATTAGTGTGTTTGTTTTAGTGTTTCTTTCTTGCTCCGCTTTGCTGCTCTGCTATGATTGCACTCTTTGTTCATGTATTATGTTGTATAAGAGAAACCAATGTATCATTGGAGGAGAAAAATAATTCTTCATTTAATGTGGGATTCCTCATATTTCTTCAAGTTATGCTTATCTCACAGCATTTTAGTTATTTGTTGTTTATAGTGAAGCTAGTTCAATCTGTCCTTGTGTTAAGCCGTAGCACTGTATCTTATTGAGCTAGGAATATCAATTAGCATGGATGGAAATCTCTGCTTTTTCCGTATCAATATAGTAACTAAAATATTAGTTATGTGCAATTGAGAAATAAACCATTATGcaggaaaattatatttgatggAGTTTTTATTCCTTTTAGATGTTATGCCATAATTGGAATTCTATAAATTCAACACCGTACATGAGCTGAATAGTGTTGGGTGAATATGAGCTGTAAACTGCTTCTTGTAAACTGGAAGATGACGTCGTTACTGTTTAGGTTTTTATGCTATTGTGCCGAGCTCTGTAATGTACTAATGTGAGCTTGTAACCCAAGTGGGGGCATAGATGTGATGGGACTTTGGTCCAAACTAGTTGGTCGGATTTCAGTGAGGCTTTCAATCTGGCCTGCCCGTTCCAAGCAAAGAGATGAGCCAATGGACTTGAGCTAAGGCTCTGGGTTCAGTGGTTCCTAAAGATGAGGGCAATGTGTGAGTCTGGTTTCACAGAGCAGCGACAACCTCCCACTCTTTGCAGTGGAAGGATAACAGGCCAGTGCCAATTGGATCCAACATGGCCCACTGGGTTGAACCCAACTGAaccatcactttttcatttcattttcatgaCCAAAATAACTTTTCCTCTTACTTATTGAGGACAATTGAAACAACATTTCTCTTAGAAGAATCTAAAACAAATATGTCCAAGATATTAACTatctaatctaaaaaaaaaaggtttttatgCTATTGTGATTAGTGGGGAATTGCATATGTATGAcagttatttgaaattattttgttgagCGTAGTATCAAATGATTATTTATGATTTCCATTTCTCGGATTACCCAAAATTGATGTTTTAGGCAAGCCTTGAATTGATAACCATACAGGAGTTCAATTTCTTTACAAACATTTTAGAGTTTATGACTTGGACCGCTCTGCAGTAGTTGTACTTCAACCTCAAGGATTATAGAATTTTCTGCCTCCAATGGCAATGAGAGGAGTTCTAGATTTTACCTCATGGCATTAGTTATCTTTTCCACTTAGTTtgtcaaatttataaataaaaccaAGTATAAAGGCATGGGTTTTGGACTTTAAAGATCCCATAGGATTGTACATGGGGCTGGTGAGCAATCCTAAAACTAAGAAGTGAGGCTAGGAAGTCCATAAAGTTTGACGTGGGGGGATGGTAAAAGGATTTTCTTATGACATGGTAATTGAGATCCTATTAGGATCCTTTTCATGCAGTATGGCTTTAGGGTTATCCATGATGTAGCATGTAATCCTAAGGCTAACGTAAATTCTGTTTGAGGAACAAAAAATGGGTTTGGAAACCTGCAAGGTCTGAAGACAGTCATCATACAAAGCGGgtgttgtgtttggttgagcTTAGAGATTAAAGATGAAGATAAAGCTAGGTGGTCTGCTACTAGATCAGGCTGCTAGTCTTGCGCAGCCACCGGCAATGAACTTGGAgctgaggcagatgaggtggATAGGTGGAGAATGTTGATGTTTAACCTTGCTATCCCTTGTCTACCTTTACAGGTTggttggaaataaaaaataaactgacAACTAGAGAAAGATTAGCTCAGTGGGGCTATACAGCCTATACTAATGGCTGCTTGTGTGTGTTTTGTAGAGATTGCATTGAGAGCAGAGATTGTATTTTCTTAGAATGTTCTTTTGCCAAGAGAATCTGGGAAACTCTCATTGGGTATTGCTTAGTTTCAGATGCTTAGTGCAACTGGCATGATCTAATGAGCTAGGGTATTACCAACTTGAGAGGGAAAATCCTGAGATCATCTTTTTAATGGCTTGCTCATTGGCCATTGTGTCTTATGTTTAGTCCCAGAGAAATGCCATTATACATAATTGGTCATTGTGGTATGAAGAGCAGATATTGAGAAGAATTAAGAAGAATACTAAGAGGTAGATTAGAGTCctgaaccaaattccaaatataaTAAGTGAACAATATTCTCTACTATAAGCCTATAACTGGGGGGGATAGATTCTAAATATCATTAAGAGGTGTACTGTTTTGGTGTAAAAGTTTCTGTAATCTGTTCTTAAATGTGTCtcttgttttaatttgtaaaaatatagtcTCTTGGGATGAGTTTTGGGCTTAAATTGCCTCTGTTGTATGCTTTAGCTTGGGCTTCACTGTCCGTTATTTCTGTAGTTGGCCTTGTTTTGTATTCTCTGTTCTCCATTAAtaaattctttaattatttttgctgaaaataatttctttaatgactcatcaaagaaaaaaaaccctcagaTTAACTGTGTTATGTAGTCGttcttaatataaaattttgcattataaatttatattgtcaaATTCTTGAAATTGTTGGAGCAGTCATATGCTTCCTTTTAAAGACATGTAAACTATTGGggtcttcatcttcttttgctTCTATCTTATTGAGTAACCAACCTTCTTGCTCCCAGACTTCTCTTGGTTGCCTTTGCAGCCCTGACAGATGTgtgttttcttctctctccttttcataTTTCTATAAACCACTAAGCATAAGACTCATGGGTCATGAAGTCTACATCGACAATAACACATTTTGTACCCTCATAGATACTTGATAAATTAGGAACAAAGGTGTACTTGTATTCaacatttgattaataaaaatctgcaattaaaaaggaaaaatactcCAGCAAAagagaaatttgaaaaagtttgcATCGTAGAGAGGTTATAAAGAAGGTGATTATGGTGGACTGCCTTGCTTCCTTCTGTTATGTTTACTGGTGAATAAATGTTAAGGTTTGCAGTGAGAAAAGATGCTCCAATATGGGTAGTTTGTATTGACCTTTACACTATTAAATCTAAAGACCATGGACtaattcaaattaaagaaatgtaacaaaaatttgagattaGTATCAAATGATAAAGATGAACTGGATGAGTTTGAAAATACATTTGGGTTGTGAAGTAAGAGAATTTCAAGTGCAACAAAAAAATGAGGCCCTGATACCATTATAATTAGTAAGGGTTTATTAGCCATTACATATGAAAGACAGatgtacaaaattttattttgtgagaATTGTATCAAATGATAGTTCATCTTTTCTGTTAGTGGCAGTGATCAATGAGAGTGTTACTAGAACTAAAGATCTTTCACAACCCCTTCCTCCTTTCATCTTTAGATATATATACCTATCGTTGACATTACTGCAAGCATTGAAATATTGAATTAATAACTATGAGGAAGtttaatttctttcaaaaaatatgaCATACAGACACTATTGAACAGTGTTTGATACTAGGAGACTCTGCAGTAGTTGTATTTCAACCTGTGCATCACTTCTTCATCCAAATGTTGTAGAAATTCTTATGACTCTCATGTTAAAAGGAGTGCTACATTTTTATTCTCAGGGCAGTCGTTGCATAGAATTTAAAAATCTCTTTTCTGCTTCTAATAGTTTCTCATATTTCTACATAATCCAGGTATACATTCTTAAATATTTCTGCGTTATAAGCTTACATTCTCAAATTTTTGACATTACAAGACAGGTTATGTTTAATATCATTGTCCTGTGAACTTACTGGGGTCTGCCATATTCATTTGCATCTTTCTCTTTGTCAGATTGTGTTAACTTGGTTTCGCTTATGTGTatgaattgaaatttatttgttagaATTTTGTCTCCCTGGATGTCTCCTCCTTAATTTGGTCTGCAAGGAGAGATCGAGGGAGCAAAGACTTAAGATTGCCTCCCACAACAGTCAACTGATTAAGGTTTGTTCATTTACACTGAATGGTGGGACTCCACTGAGAAAGAATTATATATGAGTCACTAAGTAAGCcacttattaatttttatcaccTTCAGGCCTAAATGTTCAAGTCATTCTTCATCTTGCCAAATAGCCAAAATATTTGTTCTCACCCAAATTGTAGGACGCTAATTGTATCCAGTGTTCTGTCTCACCTACACATTTGGTAGCCATGTGTTGGAACATGAGAGCTCTCGAAAAGAGTAAGTCTTGAGAACTAGTTAACTCACCTGCAGAAGATCTTTGGTAAATATTGAGGCATCGATTCAGAAACTTTTGGTGGAACTCTCTAGGACTCACAATCTGATACTGTGTGCATGTTTCACATAGTTTATGCATTTCTTGACAAAGGTTATACACATGACAAAGGTTATGCAATTAACTTTAATGACCATCCAGCCGTTTTAAAAATTGCACAGTGCAGAGGCAACACTTGAGATGAAATTGAAGAGGACTTTGTTAACTACACTGGCCAAAAATGCATTAAAATTTTGTCTTGTATACGTACAGAGTAGGACTTCAATTATTCTTGTCATATTTTATCATAAGTAAAGCTTGatgcaaaatataaataaaatatcaaaatggaCTATGGACTGTCCTTCAATGAAACAGATATTCTCTTTTTAAGTACtctttccctttaaaaaaatattttttttagaagaaaaaaaaaggttattaaGTACCCtaataagcaataaaaataCTTTAGCAAACAATACATTGATGTATTGTATGCGAATgaaatttaagaagaaaaaatatatactttaattCCTTTAAAATTggatccatttttatttttaaaagttcatTTTTAATTCTGATGTATTGACTTAGTCCTTCCATAATTTTAGCGTTGTAATTTTTTGCTTATGTGGTGAAAATTCAATGAAGTCGCATGACTTTAAGAGACTACAAATTCAACAAAGTCACTGCTGATTATGATTAGTAGTGTCAATTTTACACTGtcaatcacacacaatatacacattttagtttttgaactaaaatcgtGACTTCAAATCACAATTTCAACTCAAAAATTTCACTTAATCACATGATTGATTCATTGATACTGTCCATTTCTCATTTCCTCGCCTTTTGCCtttgtattaaaaaaaccctctttctctctctatctctaaaAGTTTAAGATAATAGTAGTATTGGTTCCTAAGTATCTCACTTTCCTTACAGCAAAATTTACTTGAATAATTTCATTTGTCTCTCCATGCTTAATTTCATCTTAATTATGATCATATTATATAATAGTGCCCTAGCTAACTAGCCGGTTATATGCGCTATCACACACTCACCCCAATAGTGAGTCAATTCCCTCATTGCCGGTTATGATAATTTCTCAATGGATTTTTGTGTGTTGCATTATATTAATTCATAatgataagaatatatatatatatacacacacacatatacatacatacacaggGGCATAGctaggaatttttgtttggaggCCAACTTATGGTGCTAATTTATTAGCTTATACAAACTTTCATAAACATGCACaaacacatatacacacatataactTAGTATTCTTCATAGTGAATATCctcaaagttttcatttttaatataagttaccaaattgtctacaaagtgagtaaaaaaaaaatatcaattgaactaatgaagtATTCAAAGACATGAgtgatctttttttttgaaaacaagacATGAGTGATCTAAAACTTTAACAAACACAAGaacacattttaaaataaaaaatgaatatgagaaaaaaaaaattctttataacTACTAGATCAATTGGACAACTTTTTTAAGAGCATAATTTGACTAGCTCAAATATTTGAGAGAGCCGAGTTGCATTTTTGTagacaaataattaaaatgttaaatattatatGTGTAGCTCCGCCCCTGTATATATATCCTTTCAACGGCTTTTAGCAATTGGTGTGGCTTGCTTGGCTCCATTTGGATTTTGGACACAAAAAGGATATTACTCAACCCTTTAATATTGATTCAAGAATAATCAATAtggtaaatttgtaattatgctctcttttttttatcaatatgaGAAAAACCATTTTATTTAGAGCTTTTTGGATAAATCAATCTTATCATAATCTATCATAAGGTAAAACTTGATGCatagtattaattaaaaaagatcaaaatgggCTATGGGTAGCACTGATGTTCAATGAAACAaatattctctttcttttttttttttgaaatattctcttttagttattactctaattttttttttttttttataagaccctaaaatttaattgtaaataatctcagcacattttctaaaaatataaagttttccTAACACAAAAAAGCCCTAACTCCTACTACTACTTTGATTCCAGTACTACTGCATTTAAAGAATCTTTCCTAAACAAAACATTGATGTATAAGGAACAAGTACTCACAGTTTCCACATAAATGAGTATGATGCCAAAGAATGAGGAATAAATATTCTTAACCCAATTTAACAATTAACaataaaatgagaaggaagaataattaattaattttttattattatttatatgatgAAATTGTGAATTCTAACGATAAACAactcataaattaaaattaaaaatttgaatgtaaaatacaaagattaaaaccacaaataaaagtaaagttaaaaaaaaaaaattagtgtgaTAAATGAGAAAGATTGTAGAATAATTAAGatatttcttgaatttattCATCATCCACATACACACgcaaaagaaaagagatgcATGAGAGTGGAGTATCCAAGTAAGGTATCACAACCGTTAAACAAACAAGACAAGAAATGTTAAAAGGTGAAAGAGGAGTATAGTTCagaaaacaatttatttatggAAGACACTTCTCGGTTGGGCATCTCTATTGTACAACAGTGTCGTATTTtgcaaatgaccaaaatgcctaAGACTAAACGATGTTGTCACACTGAAGAGCCCACTGAAAACATTGTCGTAGTGAACTGATCAGTAATCAAGTCAAGTCAATCACgcctataaaaaaaacaaggaaGTTAAGTCAATCACGTGTTCATCACATGCTTCAGTTAATTGAAGGATTAGTTTAGAGTCTTTAGACAcgtattttattttgattggttGTAACTGATGATTAGTGGGTTTGTTGTAATTatgctttctattttttatcaaTGAGAAAAACCGCTTTATTTAGAGCGTTTTGATAAAATGCAATTAATCTTCAGTATATAAATTTGAGTCTTGTTAAAGTAGAGAGTCtttgttaaattaccaattttttcaaaagtttaagttGTCTATTTTAATATCATGTTAAATTATAATTCTCTCAAAATATTAAACTTATGGGAAATAGtagatttaattatttaacctcATAATTCAAACGAATTTTATCATAAGGTAAAATTTGAAgcaatatattaataaaagatcAAATGGGCCTTGGACTGATGTTCAATGAAACAAATTTCCTCTTTAATTCAgttattactttctttttcttagtgGAGAATCGTTATTACTCTAAATTTAGTTGAAAATAATCTCAGCACATTGTCTAAACAGATAAAGCTTTCCTAACACAACAAAGCCTTAACTCTTACCACTGCTTTAATTACAGTACTAAAGcatgtaaaaaaaatgatgcataAAGAACAAGTATACACAGTTGCCGCATAAAATGAGCATAAAGGCcagagaatgaaaaataaacatTCACAAGTCTTAACCCAATTTAacaattaacaataaaaatggGTACAaagaataattaattattttttgaattataagTTGAAATTATGAATTCTAATGATAAACGActcataaattaaatttataaatttgaatgtTAGTAGAAAGAAGACTAAAACcacaaataaaagtaaagttaaaaaaaaattaatatgataaaTAAGAAATATTTCAGAATTAGatatttcttgaatttgttCTCCTCCAAGGACACACgcaaaagaaaagagatgcACGATAATAGAGTATCAAATTAAGTAAGGTATCACAACTGTTAAACAAACAAGACAAGAAATGTAAAAATGGAGAAAGAGGAGTAAAGTTTAGAAAACAATTTGTAGGGAGATGCTcaagcgagagagagagaccgCTTATTCCTTCCGTTCCCAACTCCCCATCACAACcatctgcttttttttttttttttttttcttcaagttgttTTCAATATTCAATTTATAAGCTCCACAATTTCCTCTCTGTCTCCATCTTCTCCTTCATAGCCATCTGCTGCTTTCAGATCATCTCTCACTTGTCCTCATTTCGTAAAAGAGAAATGGCTTAGCCTGTTGTTTCCGGTGTCTTGACAAGGATTGGTAACTTGCTCATACAAGAATCAAATTTCTTGTACGGGGTGAGTGACCAAGTTGAGCTGCTGAGCTCAAACTGATGCAAGGCTTATTAAAGGATGCAGATGCGAGGCAGGATGAATCAGATATTCTAAGGCAGTGGGTTGCTGAAGCAAGAGATCTTGCTTATGATGCAGAAGATATCATTGCGACATATGCCCTCAAAGTTGCATCCAGAAAGGAAGGAGGCGTCCCCAAGAGGTGCGCTTGCATCTTGTATGAAGGAATTACAGTGCACGACAAGGTTGGGTCACAGATTGTAAATATCAAGAcgaaaatttctattttaaaaactaGTTTCCGAGACTATGGCATGAGAGAATCTATAATACAAGGAGGCAGGTCCGGTTCTTTGAATGAGAGGCAACAAGAGCAAAGGGAAACTTACTCTTATCTTGAAGATGACGTTGTTGGGTTCGACAATGATGTAAAAAAATTGGTGGAGTTTATgctgaaagaagaagaaggcaatAGACCGCGCTTGGGTATATGTTTCTCAACAATGTCAAAGAAGACATGTTTgggaagaaatttttattagtCTTCAATCTAAAGATCGACGggatgaaattaaaaaaaatgagcgATGCAGAACTCGTTGAGGAACTCCGTCAAGTTCAACAAAAGCAAAAGTGTTTGGTGATTTTAGATGATATTTGGACAATTGAGACTTGGAATAGTTTATGTGAAGCCTTCCCAAAGAAAAGAATACGGGCAGCAAAATATTGCTTACCTCTCGTAATAAAGATGTGTCTTTGCATGCAGATCCTAGAGGCTTCCTTTATATATGAATTGCAGCATCTAAATGATAAATGGAGTTTGGAATTACTTGAGAAGATAATATCTCATAGAAAAGGTACAAGTAATATTTAGTCttactttattaattttaactttttggtAGTTAATTTGAagacaattttcttattttttttaattaaattgaagGTAAGGAAGAGTAGATGAAAATGTTACACGCATAAAACATATTTAGTGTGAAATGactaacataattaattaataaaaataatttaaaagacaCAATAACTAATAACAtgtaaataataaagtttttctagacatgattttttatgtatgtgtgtCAACCACACTTTTGAACCAAACGTTTACCTCAAGAAGAATGGACTTattttaatttgtctttttaCACTTAACTAATATTTAACTACATCGTTTggatttagggttttattttttatttttctgatttttttattaatgtttttttaaattaagaaataaataattaaataaaatttaaaatttaaaatcattcCAAAATGGCATCATTTTGGGGGTGTTGATGGTAGAAATGGATAGTTGTTTAACGGATGATTGAATTGAGGAGTTTTGAAATTTAGAGAGCTAAAATGACCAAATGCAAATTTagaagactaaaataaaaagtggtaaaatttaaagagtgtgttttgcattttgacctattttattttatgttgtttaccTTAGTTAATAGGTTCTTTAGGAAAGAACTATGTGGAGCACCTTTTTAGGTGTGGAGTTTAACCTCTATATTCTTCTCTAGAAACTGAgcaaaaagcattaaaaaaaaaaaaaaaggaaacaaaaaaatatatatcctcAATAATTTGACAGAATTAAACCACCGACTATTTAAATCACACTCACttagaaaaatcttttttcacccacacaacACAAAATTTTGGCTTTGCATTGTAGgcgcaaaatcattaaaaacaaaGTGTATTTGGGGGAAATCAAAATTCATTTGAGAATGACTTGGGGTacaatctgaaatttttttagaagtttgACTACACAATTTTTCTGGACTTGTGACTTGGGATACATGATCTATTGTCCTAGATTGAGACACACCATtcttagatttttatttatttattttgagaaacaccattcttagattttaatttgaaataatttggACAAATTAGTCTAGCAATACCACATTAGTGATAGGTAGAAAcaaactttgagcatttttcttgtttaagcagttcacaacatttttacaataattcataggtagtaagttgttattggttctaatttgaacccaccattgaaattaattttttacccACCAGTAACAATCAATAAAAACCTGTcacttatgatttattgtgaaaatgttgtggatataacatttttttttaaggatagaCCCGACTCACGTACAAACTTCATGTCAAGCAAGGACTCACAACACTATCCACACATGATGCTTCCATTTGTCCAAGAATTGTTGTtatccatcatcatcatcatcatatgtGTTCATGCACTACCGATGACAATTTTCTTCTGCATTTCCTAATTGATCATGACATTCAAAATCTCATAATACACCTTATACATATATTATGGCATAAGAAGCTTAAGCATATTGTAGACCTATGTGCTTGTAAAGCAACCATAATAATCATAATTTAGTCTAGTGGCAATTCAAGACCCCATCGCATAATAAAAAGAGCTAAAATTGTAGAGTGATATTAGGGATAtcacaaattttacaatatcgagctttaaaaagtgatgtgttatcaatcattaaaaaaataaaaataaaaataatcattcatttattatttggTTGAAACCCACCAATTACATTTGTTGTCATATTAGGTTGTATGATTTGTGTAGTGAAATTTGTAGTACTTTTAGCAATTTCCAAATTTGTATTAagtggttttatatatatatatatatatatataaatgccgTACAGTGTTTTTCTCACCTTCAAAAAAGGTCTCCAAAATATTAGACTAATAGAAACTTAACCTAATCGAAAACTATAAAGTTTTTggggaaagttttttttttttttttttagccacaTTTACAAAAAATCTATCTCATTCTTtaacaccaaaatcaaaatttataacGATGCATCACCTTGTCTAAGATAAATTCCTTTAtgaaagaattttaaattttcatatctttttgttaaattttatgctTGAACCATGATATTTGATCGTTATTTGAAATTAACTTTAGCCGGTTAGTATTAATTCATCAAATTAATCTTggttatattaattttaaataaatttatttaattgatatttcaatataaaaaactCCACTTAATTTATCACCTTAAGCTTCCAAATATATTTAGTTGGCCCAAGGTTCGTCTAGGATTAACTTAGGATTCTCTACCATATAAAACTACATTGGGTTTAATTATAATCATATAGTGAAAATGTGGCAATCAAGAGCTTTCTGCTGCGGTAAAAAATCTTGCTTCCATTTCACTCTTTTGTCGCTTTCAAACAATCAATCACTTAACAActttaacaatttaaaattatttggtccaaaaaaactattttgaaCAGTAATTGAATTAATGAATATAAACCAATTAAAACCCATTGTACaaactttaatttgaatataCTTTGTATAATATATATCCACTCAATTGTGACTTTCAATTGGTGTTCGAGTGAAAGCCCAATGGTACTTGTACTTATACTTAGATATAGTACCTTATCTTGTACCCTATTGGGTTCCCTCTTAAAATTAAACTATGGGACTATTTAATGAAATTAGTAAACGGCATTAAAACACTTCCCGTTAGAAACCCATGTCCTTTCTCTCTCACTTGAGTAGAACCCAACAGCCCCACACATTTCCTCTTTCAATAGTCCTCTTCTCTTTTTGCAGTCAAGCATCCATGCCCTCTCGTCCCTTGAAAAGAAGTCAAAAGCACTT
This genomic window contains:
- the LOC115966973 gene encoding putative disease resistance protein At1g50180, producing the protein MQGLLKDADARQDESDILRQWVAEARDLAYDAEDIIATYALKVASRKEGGVPKRCACILYEGITVHDKVGSQIVNIKTKISILKTSFRDYGMRESIIQGGRSGSLNERQQEQRETYSYLEDDVVGFDNDVKKLVEFMLKEEEGNRPRLGICFSTMSKKTCLGRNFY